In Nicotiana tabacum cultivar K326 chromosome 19, ASM71507v2, whole genome shotgun sequence, one DNA window encodes the following:
- the LOC107765305 gene encoding RING-H2 finger protein ATL70 — MNSTAISPDPNSDGFLGSQNIGGFAYGIGVSVGILLLITTITLTSYFCTRHQTTVPPQRTRQRNENSNEDVQEVVVEVGLDEETLLSYPKLLYSEAKVNHKDSTATCCSICLADYKNSDMLRLLPDCGHLFHLKCVDPWLRLNPTCPVCRTSPLPTPQSTPLAEVVPLATRPIG, encoded by the coding sequence ATGAATAGCACAGCAATAAGCCCTGATCCAAATTCCGATGGGTTCCTCGGGTCGCAAAACATCGGTGGATTCGCCTATGGCATTGGAGTTTCGGTAGGGATATTGTTATTAATAACAACTATCACCTTGACATCTTACTTTTGTACAAGACATCAAACCACAGTGCCACCACAAAGGACGAGGCAAAGGAATGAAAATAGCAACGAGGACGTTCAAGAAGTTGTGGTGGAAGTGGGGCTTGATGAGGAAACCCTATTGAGTTATCCAAAGTTGTTGTATTCAGAAGCTAAGGTCAATCACAAGGATTCAACAGCCACTTGTTGCTCAATTTGTTTGGCGGATTATAAGAACAGTGACATGTTAAGGCTATTGCCAGATTGTGGGCATTTGTTCCACTTAAAATGCGTAGATCCATGGCTGAGGTTAAATCCAACTTGTCCTGTTTGTAGAACTTCTCCATTGCCAACACCACAATCCACTCCTCTGGCTGAAGTTGTTCCTCTGGCAACTAGACCTATTGGATAA